The following are encoded together in the Glycine max cultivar Williams 82 chromosome 8, Glycine_max_v4.0, whole genome shotgun sequence genome:
- the LOC100817941 gene encoding 26S proteasome non-ATPase regulatory subunit 1 homolog A, translating to MATTLVSSAGGMLAMLNEPHLSLKLHALSNLNNLVDTFWPEISTSLPKIESLHEDEEFDQHQRQLAALLVSKVFYYLGELNDSLSYALGAGPLFDVSEDSDYVHTLLAKAIDEYASLKSKAAESSDESIKMDPRLEAIVERLLDKCIVDGKYQQAMGTAIECRRLDKLEEAITRSDNVQGTLSYCIYVSHSFVNLREYRQEVLRLLVKVFQKLPSPDYLSICQCLMFLDESEGVASKLEKLLRSENKDDALLAFQIAFDLVENEHQAFLLNVRDRLAPPKSQPSESSQPKPSETASTQNASASGQDDVQMADDDSAPMVNVPEDPIETMYAERLNKIRGILSGETSIQLTLQFLYSHNKSDLLILKTIKQSVEMRNSVCHSATIYANAIMHAGTTVDTFLRENLDWLSRATNWAKFSATAGLGVIHRGHLQQGRSLMAPYLPQGGTGAGGSPYSEGGALYALGLIHANHGEGIKQFLRDSLRSTTVEVIQHGACLGLGLASLGTADEDIYEEIKNVLYTDSAVAGEAAGISMGLLMVGTGSEKANEMLTYAHETQHEKIIRGLALGIALTVYGREEEADTLIEQMTRDQDPILRYGGMYALALAYRGTANNKAIRQLLHFAVSDVSDDVRRTAVLALGFVLYSDPEQTPRIVSLLSESYNPHVRYGAALAVGISCAGTGLSEAISLLEPLTSDVVDFVRQGALIAMAMVMVQISEASDSRVGTFRRQLEKIILDKHEDTMSKMGAILASGILDAGGRNVTIRLLSKTKHDKITAVVGLAVFSQFWYWYPLIYFISLSFSPTAFIGLNYDLKSPKFEFLSHAKPSLFEYPKPTTVPTTTSTVKLPTAVLSTSAKAKARAKKAEEQKANAEISSAPDSASAVPSGGKGKSSGEKDGDSMQVDSPTTEKKSEPEPSFEILTNPARVVPAQEKFIKFLQDSRYVPVKLAPSGFVLLKDLRPTEPEVLALTDTPSSTTSAAGGSATGLQSSSSAMAVDEEPQPPQPFEYTS from the exons GTCTTTTATTACTTGGGTGAACTTAATGATTCGTTATCTTATGCCCTTGGAGCTGGTCCTCTGTTTGATGTCTCAGAGGATTCTGACTATGTGCACACTCTTCTTG cTAAAGCCATAGATGAATATGCTAGCCTTAAGTCTAAGGCAGCAGAGTCAAGTGATGAATCTATCAAAATGGACCCAAGGTTGGAAGCAATTGTGGAGAGGCTGTTGGATAA GTGTATCGTGGATGGGAAATACCAACAAGCTATGGGAACTGCTATTGAATGCAGGAGATTAGACAAACTAGAGGAGGCAATTACAAGGAGTGACAATGTTCAAGGAACTCTATCATATTGCATTTATGTATCTCATTCCTTTGTGAACCTTAGAGAGTACAGACAGGAG GTTCTCCGTCTCCTTGTTAAAGTATTTCAAAAGCTTCCTTCACCAGATTATCTGAGCATTTGCCAATGTCTTATGTTCTTGGATGAGTCAGAGGGTGTTGCAAGCAAACTAGAGAAGCTTTTACGTTCTGAAAACAAAGATGATGCACTTTTGGCATTTCAAATAGCTTTTGATCTGGTAGAGAATGAACACCAAGCTTTTCTTCTGAATGTTAGAGATCGCCTTGCACCACCTAAGTCTCAGCCTTCAGAATCTTCACAGCCAAAACCCAGTGAGACAGCCTCTACTCAAAATGCTAGTGCGAGCGGGCAGGATGATGTTCAAATGGCTGATGATGATTCTGCTCCTATGGTCAATGTGCCAGAGGATCCGATTGAAACCATGTATGCTGAGAGGTTAAACAAAATAAGGGGAATTTTGTCTGGGGAAACTTCAATACAGTTGACTCTGCAGTTCCTTTACAGTCATAACAA ATCTGACCTCCTAATTCTAAAGACAATAAAGCAGTCTGTGGAGATGAGGAATAGTGTCTGTCATAGTGCTACAATATATGCCAATGCAATAATGCATGCTGGAACAACTGTGGATACTTTCCTCAGGGAAAATTTG GATTGGTTGAGCAGAGCTACTAATTGGGCCAAATTTAGTGCAACGGCTGGTCTTGGTGTTATCCATAGAGGCCATTTGCAGCAGGGGAGGTCACTGATGGCGCCCTACTTACCTCAGGGTGGGACTGGAGCTGGTGGTAGTCCATACTCAGAAGGTGGTGCTCTCTATGCCCTTGGTCTTATTCATGCTAACCATGGAGAGGGCATCAAACAATTTCTTCGTGATAGCCTGCGCAGTACTACTGTTGAG GTTATACAACATGGTGCATGTTTAGGTCTTGGTTTGGCATCGTTAGGAACTGCTGATGAGGATATttatgaagaaataaaaaatgttctcTACACCGATAGTGCTGTTGCTGGCGAGGCTGCTGGTATTAGTATGGGCTTACTCATGGTTGGAACTGGCAGCGAGAAAGCAAATGAGATGCTCACTTATGCCCATGAGACTCAACATGAAAAGATTATTAG GGGGTTAGCATTGGGAATCGCTCTTACAGTTTatggaagagaagaagaagctgacacTTTGATTGAGCAGATGACTCGGGATCAAGATCCAATATTGCGTTATGGTGGCATGTATGCTTTGGCCTTGGCGTATAGGGGAACAGCAAACAATAAGGCCATTCGCCAGTTACTGCACTTTGCTGTGTCTGATGTGAGTGATGATGTCAGGAGGACTGCAGTTCTAGCATTAGGGTTTGTGTTGTACTCTGATCCAGAGCAG ACTCCACGAATTGTTTCCCTCCTATCAGAATCTTACAATCCACATGTTCGATATGGAGCAGCTCTTGCTGTGGGTATTTCCTGTGCGGGTACAGGTCTCAGCGAGGCTATCTCTTTATTGGAGCCTTTGACATCGGATGTTGTTGATTTTGTTCGTCAAGGTGCCCTTATAGCAATGGCTATGGTCATGGTTCAGATCAGTGAAGCTAGTGACTCACGCGTTGGAACATTTAG GCGACAATTGGAGAAAATTATTCTGGACAAGCATGAGGATACCATGAGCAAGATGGGAGCAATTTTGGCATCAGGaatccttgatgctggtggcaGAAATGTGACCATAAGGTTACTTTCTAAGACAAAACATGATAAAATTACTGCAGTGGTTGGTCTTGCAGTTTTCAGCCAGTTTTGGTATTGGTACCCTCTTATCTATTTTATAAGCCTGTCCTTTTCGCCTACGGCTTTTATTGGGTTGAACTATGATCTGAAATCTCCAAAGTTTGAGTTCTTGTCACATGCAAAGCCTTCACTTTTTGAATACCCCAAGCCTACTACTGTTCCCACCACTACTTCAACCGTGAAACTTCCCACTGCTGTTCTGTCAACCTCAGCTAAGGCTAAAGCTAGGGCTAAGAAAGCTGAAGAACAGAAGGCTAATGCTGAAATTTCATCTGCTCCCGACTCTGCATCAGCTGTCCCAAGTGGTGGAAAAGGAAAGTCGTCTGGTGAGAAGGATGGAGACTCAATGCAg GTTGATAGCCCAACAACGGAGAAGAAATCAGAGCCTGAGCCATCGTTTGAGATTCTGACTAATCCTGCAAGGGTGGTTCCTGCACAGGAgaagtttattaaatttttgcaGGACAGCAGATATGTTCCAGTTAAGTTGGCACCATCAGGATTTGTGCTTCTCAAAGACTTGCGTCCTACTGAGCCAGAAGTGCTTGCTCTCACTGACACACCTTCATCTACCACTTCGGCTGCTGGTGGGTCAGCAACAGGATTGCAGAGTTCTTCATCAGCCATGGCTGTGGATGAGGAACCTCAGCCTCCTCAACCATTTGAATACACCTCATGA